A window of the Molothrus ater isolate BHLD 08-10-18 breed brown headed cowbird chromosome 16, BPBGC_Mater_1.1, whole genome shotgun sequence genome harbors these coding sequences:
- the OTOA gene encoding otoancorin, whose amino-acid sequence MSRLLKMCFLLISMNHAKITHSQNSEDLPPLLHKAVEEVIAGKYLNALLDILYFQSSNVWTADLLTKVMAYFHAQEVMFTLSSLQMSIKSSLKNLLYQPRQLLSELQQLDQQQFQTAMKYLFNNKKEHLEIGNIILDWGKTRERIFQSPGVNRTLFLVTLDKCFLALSALDCVDILSQVLRVSALNYLQPDVVGSLPNLLLEDAFRNLSSLFKDLYDRTSASTQRALYGWMKQILQKSYNMSEFNESTSWVSAESLWILGRYMVHLPLEEILKISLNEIRLFISYDNATKQLDTVYDITPELAQALLERINYSGFDMRNTSTIYRLGLLVCFYDDLEQMDAAVARALLHQMIKCNQLRGFQAKVHELKSQLLNIAMQNQTLNDTLGSLSDAVVGLTSSQLESLSPEAVHNAVATLNQVSGWAKSQVMILSSKYLSYEKVLSFYNVSQMGALVTGVGTWSLHSMSPRELAQMIRGTTSQYLSDLSPAQQQGILRKIASSGDFSSSVKDIQGAFFKEVSLSDLWKQTGYNSAMLNEKELRSSQALYLYELLSKENHPVDLLSTGQLVKGVTCQLFESMDTDIFLNNFKFFEMNLHLLSPYQVNCLAWKFWKVSNASIPPFLLLALPSEYLEYITGPLCVPFLERVGKTGMDLLNPSLHKRDAVLQKVQECLNSSIADEYDVDLLGNLICHLPPDFLHGRMSLKAMAAALHQFKLCQQLSHEQKIEIKSKLLKLYGSSNNWTAETTLDVGPFIVLLSKEELNVLAEKFPDIILQIAKTIGAVSSAEELLSAVFESVSNGTGSVVLSLSRADCLRTRAPSSSEIIKLGEANVFWSVQELKCMDPETFDKNVELLGGVSGFNSSQLTALKEKAKQVWGLLPDWRSYQIISLGRIALALSAQEIPELDLSSIDTVSALTQQTGWTLTQARAILQGFLDDSGQTISTLKSFDLVGLGAVLCALNSTEITSIRTAEFSAAIARIGLLFCSTPVLRQFKKMTESVFGAAPSWNGSVLQEIGTIAGGLNEDELKAIDKSLMPYFQPSAVRHIPPEIFQALSPEQIANLGPENAAMVTGWQREHLDAAQLQSLGLALDGGRSSSPGTQSTAGSPQEGQTPAPSGAPCLSGFGIWLCAVFTLQLPF is encoded by the exons ATGTCCAGACTTTTGAAGATGTGTTTCTTGTTGATATCAATGAATCATGCCAAGATTACTCACAGTCAGAACTCAGAAG ATTTGCCTCCATTGTTACACAAAGCTGTG GAGGAAGTAATAGCTGGGAAATATCTGAATG CCCTCCTAGATatactttattttcaaag CTCTAATGTCTGGACAGCAGATCTGCTTACAAAAGTCATGGCATATTTTCATGCCCAGGAAGTTATGTTTACTCTTAGCAGCCTACAG ATGTCCATAAAAAGTTCCCTGAAGAACCTTTTATACCAGCCCAGGCAGCTACTGTCTGAATTGCAGCAGCTTGATCAGCAGCAGTTCCAAACTGCAATGAAGTACCTCTTCAACAACAAAAAGGAGCATCTT GAAATAGGAAATATTATTCTTGACTGGGGTAAGACTAGAGAGAGGATTTTTCAAAGCCCAGGAGTAAACAGGACCTTGTTCCTTGTAACACTGGACAAATGCTTCCTGGCCCTGAGTGCCCTGGACTGTGTGGATATCCTGAGTCAGGTTCTGCGTGTGTCAGCACTGAACTATCTCCAACCTGATGTCGTTGGGAGTCTCCCAAACCTTCTGCTGGAGGATGCTTTCAGAAACTT ATCATCATTGTTCAAGGACCTCTATGACAGAACCTCAGCAAGCACTCAGAGAGCTCTCTATGGCTGGATGAAGCAGATTCTACAGAAATCTTACAACATGAGTG AGTTCAATGAATCAACTTCTTGGGTCAGTGCAGAAAGCTTATGGATTTTGGGAAGATACATGGTCCATCTCCCATTagaagaaattctgaaaattagTCTCAATGAA ATCAGACTGTTCATCAGCTACGACAACGCAACAAAGCAATTGGACACAGTGTATGATATCACACCAGAGCTTGCCCAGGCCCTCCTGGAAAGGATCAACTACTCAGGCTTTGATATGAGGAACACTTCAACTATCTACAG GctgggtttgttggtttgtttttatgaTGACCTGGAACAGATGGATGCAGCTGTGGCCCGGGCTCTACTTCATCAAATGATTAAATGCAATCAGCTGAGAGGTTTCCAGGCCAAGGTTCATGAG CTCAAATCTCAACTCCTGAACATTGCCATGCAAAACCAGACATTGAATGATACCCTTGGATCTCTGTCAGATGCTGTGGTTGGACTAACTTCAAGTCAGCTGGAATCTCTGTCACCTGAAGCAGTGCATAATGCTGTTGCAACATTAAACCAAGTGTCTGGGTGGGCAAAGAGCCAAGTTATGATTTTGTCCAGTAAATATCTCTCTTATGAAAAG GTTTTATCATTTTACAACGTGAGCCAAATGGGTGCCTTGGTGACAGGAGTTGGCACCTGGTCACTGCACAGCAtgagccccagggagctggcTCAGATGATTCGAGGCACAACCTCCCAATACTTGTCTGACTTATCTCCTGCACAGCAACAGGGCATCCTCAGGAAG ATTGCTTCATCTGGAGATTTTTCTTCATCAGTCAAAGATATACAAGGAGCTTTCTTTAAAGAAGTCTCTCTTTCTGACTTATGGAAGCAAACTGGATATAATTCTGCGATGCTGAACGAAAAAGAGCTAAGAAGCAGCCAG GCTTTGTATCTGTATGAATTGCTGTCCAAGGAAAACCATCCTGTTGACCTTCTAAG CACAGGACAGCTTGTGAAAGGAGTAACTTGTCAACTCTTTGAAAGTATGGAcacagacatatttttaaacaattttaaattctttgaaATGAATCTTCATCTGCTTTCTCCATATCAg GTTAATTGTTTGGCTTGGAAATTTTGGAAAGTCTCCAATGCATCCATTCCTCCCTTCCTCTTACTGGCGCTTCC TTCTGAGTACCTGGAGTACATTACAGGCCCTTTGTGTGTCCCTTTCCTTGAACGTGTGGGCAAGACTGGAATGGACCTCCTGAACCCAAGCCTTCACAAAAGGGATGCTGTCCTGCAAAAAGTACAGGAGTGCCTG AACAGCTCCATTGCTGATGAATATGATGTCGACCTCCTTGGAAATCTAATCTGCCACTTACCTCCAGACTTTCTACATGGCAGAATGTCCCTGAAGGCAATGGCAGCAGCCCTACATCAATTCAAACTTTGCCAACAGCTCAGCCATGAGCAGAAGATTGAAATTAAATCCAAACTCCTCAAGTTATATGG ctcCTCAAACAACTGGACAGCAGAAACAACATTAGATGTTGGACCATTCATAGTTCTGCTGTCAAAAGAGGAATTAAACGTCCTTGCTGAAAAG tTCCCAGATATCATTTTACAAATAGCAAAGACAATTGGAGCAGTTTCCTCAGCTGAAGAGCTCCTGTCAGCTGTGTTTGAGTCAGTCTCCAATGGCACTGGCAGCGttgtcctgtccctcagcagagctg ATTGCCTGAGAACCAGAGCTCCTTCTTCAAGTGAAATCATTAAATTAGGAGAAGCAAATGTCTTTTGGTCAGTTCAGGAACTGAAATGCATGGATCCAGAGACTTTTGACAAAAATGTGGAACTTCTTGGGGGAGTCTCAGGTTTTAACAGCTCCCAGCTGACTGCCTTGAAGGAAAAAGCCAAGCAG GTTTGGGGGTTGCTGCCAGACTGGAGGAGTTACCAGATCATCTCCCTGGGCCGCATTGCTCTGGCACTGAGTGCACAGGaaatcccagagctggaccTGAGCTCCATCGACACCGTCTCTGCTCTTACTCAGCAAACAGGATGGACTCTTACCCAG GCAAGAGCTATTTTACAAGGTTTTCTAGACGACTCTGGCCAGACCATCAGCACATTAAAAAGTTTTGATTTAGTTGGATTAGGAGCTGTTCTCTGTGCTTTGAACTCCACAGAAATCACATCCATAAGGACTGCTGAATTCAG TGCTGCAATTGCAAGAATTGGCCTGTTGTTTTGCAGCACCCCTGTTCTGAGGCAGTTTAAGAAGATGACAGAATCTGTGTttggtgctgctcccagctggaatgGCTCTGTTTTACAGGAAATTGGTACTATAGCAG gTGGTTTGAATGAGGATGAATTAAAAGCCATTGATAAAAGCTTGATGCCATATTTCCAGCCATCAGCAGTAAGACATATACCTCCTGAAATTTTCCAA GCATTGTCCCCAGAGCAAATAGCAAACCTGGGCCCGGAGAACGCCGCCATGGTGACAGGATGGCAGCGGGAGCACCTggatgcagcacagctccagagcctggggctggcactggatgggggcaggagcagcagcccagggacacagagcactgcaggaTCTCCCCAGGAGGGACAAACCCCAGCTCCCAGCG GTGCTCCTTGTTTGAGTGGCTTTGGCATctggctgtgtgctgtgtttaCACTGCAGCTGCCTTTCTGA